The following proteins come from a genomic window of Mauremys reevesii isolate NIE-2019 unplaced genomic scaffold, ASM1616193v1 Contig9, whole genome shotgun sequence:
- the LOC120395025 gene encoding olfactory receptor-like protein COR8, which produces MAEGNHSTVTQFILLGLTDRQELQIPLFMVFLVIYVLTLVGNLGMIVLIRVDPRLHTPMYFFLGNLSVVDLFYSSIFAPRMLVNFLVRSKSISYSACIAQHFSFVVFVTTEGFLLAMMAYDRYVAICNPLLYTAVMSKRVCIHLVASSYVGGLVNSLTHTCGLLRLSFCGPNVINHYFYDTNPLLKLACSDHHINEILLVTFSGIIAMSTLLIVIISYLYILFSILRIRSAKGRRKAFSTCASHLTAVTMFYGPVSLSHIQPSSSYSLEQEKISAVFYTLLIPMLNPLIYSLRNKEVKDALKRVIDWKNILS; this is translated from the coding sequence ATGGCTGAGGGCAATCATAGCACGGTGACCCAGTTCATCCTCCTGGGGCTGACGGATCGTCAGGAGCTACAGATACCCCTCTTCATGGTATTCCTAGTGATCTATGTTCTTACGCTGGTGGGGAATCTTGGAATGATTGTGTTGATCAGAGTTGATCCCCGACTCcatacccccatgtacttcttccttgGTAACCTGTCTGTTGTTGACCTCTTCTACTCCTCAATCTTCGCTCCAAGGATGCTGGTGAATTTCTTAGTGAGGAGTAAAAGCATTTCTTACTCTGCCTGTATTGCCCAACACTTCTCTTTTGTCGTGTTTGTGACCACAGAAGGGTTCCTGCTGGCAATGATGGCATATGACCGCTATGTAGCCATCTGTAACCCTCTGCTCTACACTGCTGTTATGTCTAAAAGAGTCTGTATTCATCTAGTGGCCAGCTCATATGTAGGGGGGCTCGTGAACTCACTGACCCACACATGTGGCTTGCTGAGGTTGTCATTCTGCGGGCCCAACGTCATCAATCATTATTTTTATGACACTAACCCATTGCTGAAGCTCGCCTGCTCTGATCACCACATCAATGAGATTTTGCTTGTAACGTTCTCTGGGATTATTGCCATGTCCACCCTCCTGATTGTCATAATCTCTTATCTATACATCCTCTTCTCCATCCTGAGGATCCGCTCTGCCAAGGGCAGGCGTAAAGCTttctccacctgtgcctctcatCTGACAGCTGTCACCATGTTCTATGGACCTGTCAGCTTAAGCCACATACAACCCAGTTCCAGCTACTCACTGGAACAGGAGAAAATCTCTGCTGTGTTTTATACCCTGCTGATCCCCATGTTGAACCCcctgatctacagcctgaggaacaaggaggttaAGGATGCTCTTAAGAGGGTGATAGACTGGAAAAACATTCTCAGCTAA